In Halarcobacter mediterraneus, the following proteins share a genomic window:
- a CDS encoding DUF1104 domain-containing protein gives MKKLIIILMFLGVFLYAENFSEMSNQELISIMGYVDKKNQKKFEQELKSRISTMSEKEKEMYKENLKKMKK, from the coding sequence ATGAAAAAACTGATTATTATATTGATGTTTTTAGGAGTTTTCTTATATGCAGAAAATTTTTCTGAAATGAGTAATCAAGAACTAATTTCTATAATGGGATATGTTGATAAAAAAAATCAAAAAAAATTTGAACAGGAACTAAAAAGTAGAATTTCAACAATGAGTGAAAAAGAAAAAGAAATGTATAAAGAAAATCTAAAAAAGATGAAAAAGTGA
- a CDS encoding ABC transporter permease — protein MNKKLVNFIVKKYLKFDKKNPFISISAILAFIGVAIGVMVLIITMAIMNGTAKEFENKLFTMNYPLSIYPKFQNSVNKELLESLEKQFPSLKFSPYLSSQVILQNGENMNGGMIFGVDSKREAEINSIYKKAIKNLDLKKYDIIIGEGIKDNLYLLPREKATLYFTSLSPSGLSMMPKLKRFTYKGYFKSGLHAYDKTYVYTSLEALQTLLRKPDNIYDGIHVYSDNAMKDIKNIKDFLLSQGAGVIGWWQQNGNFFAAMEMEKKALFIVLMLIILVASLNIISSLLMTVMSRRKEIALLLSMGASTKEIKNIFLKLGTIIGFSGILIGILLGFFGMWLLDTFEIISLPADVYGTSKLPLDLSIIDFVSIVIGASFIVLISSYYPAKKATNIDVIDVLRNE, from the coding sequence TTGAATAAAAAATTAGTTAATTTTATTGTTAAAAAATATCTAAAATTTGATAAGAAAAATCCTTTTATTTCGATAAGTGCTATTTTAGCATTTATCGGTGTTGCTATTGGAGTTATGGTATTAATAATTACAATGGCTATAATGAATGGTACAGCTAAAGAGTTTGAAAATAAACTTTTTACAATGAACTACCCTCTTTCAATCTATCCAAAATTCCAAAACAGTGTAAATAAAGAACTATTAGAATCATTAGAAAAACAGTTTCCTTCTTTAAAGTTTTCTCCATATTTAAGTTCTCAAGTAATATTACAAAATGGTGAAAACATGAATGGAGGGATGATTTTTGGAGTTGATTCAAAAAGAGAAGCTGAAATAAATTCTATTTATAAAAAAGCTATAAAAAATTTAGATTTAAAAAAGTATGATATTATTATTGGAGAGGGAATAAAAGATAATCTTTATTTACTTCCAAGAGAAAAAGCAACTTTATATTTTACTTCATTAAGTCCAAGTGGTCTTTCAATGATGCCAAAATTAAAAAGATTTACATATAAAGGCTATTTTAAATCAGGTCTTCATGCTTATGATAAAACTTATGTTTATACTTCATTAGAAGCCTTACAAACACTTCTTAGAAAGCCCGATAATATTTATGATGGAATTCATGTTTATTCTGACAATGCAATGAAAGATATAAAAAATATTAAAGATTTTTTATTGTCTCAAGGTGCAGGGGTTATTGGTTGGTGGCAACAAAATGGAAACTTTTTTGCAGCAATGGAAATGGAAAAAAAAGCTTTATTTATAGTTTTAATGCTTATAATTTTAGTTGCTTCATTAAATATTATCTCTTCTTTATTAATGACTGTTATGAGTAGAAGAAAAGAGATAGCCCTACTTCTTTCAATGGGAGCAAGTACAAAAGAAATTAAAAATATTTTTTTAAAACTTGGAACAATAATTGGATTTTCAGGTATTCTAATAGGTATTCTTTTAGGTTTTTTTGGAATGTGGTTATTAGATACTTTTGAAATAATATCTTTACCAGCAGATGTTTATGGAACCTCTAAACTTCCCCTTGATTTATCAATAATTGATTTTGTATCAATTGTTATTGGAGCAAGTTTTATTGTTTTGATTTCTTCATATTATCCAGCAAAGAAAGCTACAAATATTGATGTAATTGATGTTTTAAGAAATGAATAA
- a CDS encoding YhdP family protein → MLINYISSNKKLTTQELKDDFLEVPKLLKYFRKIDIKRLKVKDNEFTILINEKELYVDNKDINLSASLDFVNGKMKMNIYSMYFKSLNLTFFGEALVESSKNKVLFSGYFNKDNNINGEINLKSDDKYLDFFVNTTNSIKSISFLKDFFRLDSIAESWMYDNVKGDINLKYLSGKIDLEEKEPIPSSIKGKAYVENAHIRFNKKVKTVNTSKLEINYDNDTLSFNLNEPKYDNSKLYGSRVYINNLTSLDKGRVIVELKSDSILNDDILEILKAYEIKLPFKQIDGENISSLRLEIPYLASKKMEIIGDFSLKNAHIQLNDFKVFVNHANISLKNNMVSINNSLIKYKDLAEGKLFLNIDTKKMLAKGKVDFTDFEIISNEKNILNLSNKEIPLSIDFNNNTIINLENLNSKIVIDENNLTLNIPNLEDFYDYSELLKDSGLGKGDLKVSINKNDEIFFSTNLKELDFPFEKNTEKITTLSAKGRILDDIITIKTDDSDIEIILEKEKNPLIRLSNIDLSLEKEEDNTLNKEFLSIDLELNNSFIKFDEKHKYKTQWAKINLNKEIISFEGKALDVDLPLAKGFKKLSELTLKGTFKDKILEIKSKDNKLDFKYDITKEKMFMNVQEYNVLYNTDDAFSEGERTSYYIDGKNSNIIINGKYVAKAETYKFIFEEHKTDVKLKYKETEFKYHEDFDDNLNLEAINMSDDFLNSLISKDIISGGSVNLNAYGKNGFIEGTAFIKESKIKDLAILNNLLMFINTSPALINPLFAVPSVVGMATEGGFNINGYRVTDGRIDFTYNFDNKLLNMYKIFTKGNGIDFEGFANINFNSSRIDSELKLIFFKSYSKVVGAIPVLNYLFLGDEKRVDTEVEIYGTLDDPKYKTNVARDGVNAPVNFLKRLINSPMKIIDSLSE, encoded by the coding sequence TTGCTTATAAATTATATTTCTTCTAATAAAAAATTAACAACTCAAGAATTAAAAGATGATTTTTTAGAAGTACCTAAACTTTTAAAATACTTTAGAAAAATAGATATAAAAAGACTAAAAGTTAAAGATAATGAATTTACAATATTAATAAATGAAAAAGAACTTTATGTAGATAATAAAGATATAAATCTATCTGCAAGTTTGGATTTTGTAAATGGAAAAATGAAAATGAATATTTATTCTATGTATTTTAAAAGTTTAAATTTGACTTTTTTTGGAGAAGCATTAGTTGAATCTTCAAAAAATAAAGTACTTTTTTCAGGATATTTCAATAAAGACAATAATATAAATGGAGAAATAAATTTAAAATCAGATGATAAATATTTAGATTTTTTTGTTAATACAACAAATTCTATTAAATCAATTTCTTTTTTAAAAGATTTCTTCAGACTTGATTCTATTGCAGAAAGTTGGATGTATGATAATGTAAAAGGAGATATAAACTTAAAATATTTATCTGGAAAAATCGATTTAGAAGAAAAAGAGCCAATTCCTTCTTCAATAAAAGGTAAAGCATATGTAGAAAATGCCCATATAAGGTTTAATAAAAAAGTAAAAACAGTAAATACTTCTAAACTAGAAATTAATTATGATAACGATACTTTATCTTTTAACTTGAATGAACCGAAATATGATAATAGTAAATTATATGGAAGCAGGGTATACATTAATAATTTGACAAGTCTAGATAAAGGTAGAGTTATTGTTGAATTAAAAAGTGACTCAATATTAAATGATGATATTTTAGAAATTCTTAAAGCTTATGAAATAAAACTACCTTTTAAACAAATTGATGGAGAAAATATTTCTTCCCTTCGTCTAGAAATACCATATTTAGCTTCAAAAAAAATGGAAATCATTGGAGATTTTTCTTTAAAAAATGCACATATTCAGTTAAATGATTTTAAAGTTTTTGTTAATCATGCAAATATTTCTTTGAAAAATAATATGGTTTCTATAAATAATTCTTTAATAAAATACAAAGATTTGGCAGAAGGAAAGTTATTTTTAAATATTGATACAAAAAAAATGTTAGCAAAAGGGAAAGTTGATTTTACTGATTTTGAAATAATATCAAATGAAAAGAATATTTTAAATTTATCAAATAAAGAAATACCTTTATCTATAGACTTCAATAACAATACAATTATTAATTTAGAAAACTTAAACTCTAAAATAGTAATTGATGAAAATAATTTAACTTTGAATATCCCTAATTTAGAAGATTTTTATGATTATTCTGAATTATTAAAAGACAGTGGGTTAGGTAAGGGTGATTTAAAAGTATCTATAAATAAAAATGATGAAATATTTTTTTCTACAAATTTAAAAGAGTTAGATTTTCCTTTTGAAAAAAATACAGAAAAAATTACTACTTTGTCTGCTAAAGGTAGAATTTTAGATGATATTATAACAATAAAAACAGATGATTCTGATATTGAAATTATTTTAGAAAAAGAAAAAAATCCCTTAATTAGACTTTCTAATATTGACTTATCTTTAGAGAAAGAAGAAGATAATACTTTAAATAAAGAATTTCTTAGTATAGATTTAGAATTAAATAATTCTTTTATAAAATTTGATGAAAAACATAAATATAAAACTCAATGGGCTAAAATCAATTTAAACAAGGAAATTATATCTTTTGAAGGTAAAGCTTTAGACGTAGATTTACCTTTAGCAAAAGGATTTAAGAAACTTTCTGAATTAACTTTAAAAGGTACATTTAAAGATAAAATATTAGAAATAAAAAGTAAAGATAATAAATTAGATTTTAAATATGACATAACAAAAGAAAAAATGTTTATGAATGTTCAAGAATACAATGTATTATATAATACAGATGATGCATTTTCTGAAGGAGAAAGAACATCTTATTATATTGATGGTAAAAATTCTAATATTATTATTAATGGTAAATATGTTGCAAAAGCAGAGACTTATAAATTTATTTTTGAAGAACATAAAACGGATGTAAAATTAAAATATAAAGAAACTGAGTTTAAATATCACGAAGATTTTGATGATAACTTAAATTTAGAAGCTATAAATATGAGTGATGACTTTTTAAATTCACTTATAAGTAAAGATATAATAAGTGGAGGAAGTGTTAACCTTAATGCTTATGGCAAAAATGGCTTTATAGAAGGAACAGCATTTATAAAAGAGAGTAAAATAAAAGATTTAGCTATTTTAAATAACTTATTAATGTTTATTAATACTTCTCCTGCTTTAATAAATCCTTTATTTGCAGTTCCGTCTGTAGTTGGAATGGCTACAGAAGGTGGATTTAACATAAATGGTTATAGAGTAACAGATGGAAGAATTGACTTTACCTATAACTTTGATAATAAATTGTTAAATATGTATAAAATATTTACAAAGGGTAATGGTATTGACTTTGAAGGTTTTGCAAATATAAACTTTAATTCTTCAAGGATAGACTCAGAACTTAAATTAATTTTCTTTAAAAGTTATAGTAAAGTTGTTGGGGCTATTCCTGTATTAAATTACTTATTTTTAGGAGATGAAAAGAGGGTTGATACTGAAGTGGAAATTTATGGAACTTTAGATGATCCAAAGTATAAAACAAATGTCGCAAGAGATGGAGTTAATGCACCTGTTAATTTTTTAAAAAGATTAATCAATTCTCCTATGAAGATAATAGACTCTTTATCTGAATAA
- a CDS encoding GNAT family protein: protein MKDNYYWSDDLSTEFYIEAARAGFITTSIYHDNQFILLPEIQFDYAVLHFDKIIIPKKVNKLINENNYIFDINRDFQEVLNRISSYHPDSWVTQEYIELLNKLNINKNLKKYFNLFSTEIYEKNTKKLISGEIGYQIGSTYTSLTGFTTRSKKYNNWGKLQLVLLNNYLKVKGFKLWNLGHPQLQYKIDLGAKIYNRSDFLKLWEKNI, encoded by the coding sequence ATGAAAGACAACTATTATTGGAGTGATGATTTATCTACTGAGTTTTATATTGAAGCAGCAAGAGCAGGTTTTATTACAACATCAATATATCATGATAATCAATTTATTTTGCTTCCTGAGATACAATTTGATTATGCAGTATTACATTTTGATAAAATTATTATTCCAAAAAAAGTAAATAAATTGATTAATGAAAATAACTACATTTTTGATATTAATAGGGATTTTCAAGAAGTACTAAATAGAATTAGCTCATACCATCCCGACTCTTGGGTAACTCAAGAGTATATTGAGTTGCTAAATAAGTTAAATATTAATAAAAACTTAAAAAAATATTTTAATTTATTTAGCACAGAAATATACGAAAAAAATACAAAAAAACTCATTTCTGGTGAAATTGGTTACCAAATTGGCTCAACATATACATCTTTAACTGGATTTACTACAAGAAGTAAAAAATATAATAATTGGGGAAAACTACAATTAGTTTTATTAAATAATTACTTAAAAGTAAAAGGATTCAAGTTATGGAACTTAGGGCATCCACAGCTACAATATAAAATAGACTTAGGTGCAAAAATATATAATCGAAGTGACTTTTTAAAGCTTTGGGAAAAGAATATATAA
- the lolA gene encoding LolA-like outer membrane lipoprotein chaperone — MVYKLCIVLLITFSNLFALNELEKIKTFKATFEQIVENSSSNKIIYKGNVFIKNDGKVLWQYLTPIKKNVYLLRDIVVIDEPELEQVIYSRLKQEINILNLLKNSKKIDKQTYSSKIDERVYFIKIIEGKIVSLKFSDELENTIMIKFSSIEQNIELRNEIFRFVPPEYYDIIKK; from the coding sequence ATGGTTTATAAACTATGTATAGTTTTACTTATTACATTTTCAAATCTTTTTGCTCTTAATGAATTAGAAAAAATAAAAACTTTTAAAGCTACTTTTGAACAAATAGTTGAAAATTCTTCTTCAAATAAAATTATTTATAAAGGTAATGTTTTTATAAAAAATGATGGAAAAGTTTTATGGCAATACTTAACTCCAATTAAAAAAAATGTATATTTATTAAGAGATATTGTAGTTATAGATGAACCTGAATTAGAACAAGTTATTTATTCTCGATTAAAACAAGAAATAAATATTTTAAACTTATTAAAAAACTCTAAAAAAATAGATAAACAAACATACTCTTCAAAAATAGATGAAAGAGTTTATTTTATAAAAATCATAGAGGGAAAAATAGTTTCTTTGAAATTCAGTGATGAATTAGAGAATACTATTATGATAAAATTCTCATCAATAGAACAAAATATAGAATTAAGAAATGAAATTTTTAGATTTGTTCCACCTGAATATTATGATATTATAAAGAAATAA
- a CDS encoding ABC transporter ATP-binding protein, with product MKDLSFKYLFKLLLNNKKDLILGQIITVIAILISVPIPLMLPALVDEVLLKKPDFFVNIINSSFGIGNAFYYITIVTIVVIFLRFIHLLLNIITTKIFTKISKYITYEIRRKTILYLEQVSMNEYESLGSGSIAANLVTDVNTLDDFIIKGASKLISSILTLIAVSIVIITIHPILGIMILLIQPIILLLSKKISKKVGTLKKEENQAIEEFQNDIGETLELFGQIKASNKETYFFNNSIKKANIIKNTSNDYNYKSVAYERFSFTIFLSAFEILRAAGLVMVAYSDLSIGMMFAMFGYIWFIMTPVQDIIAMQYSYATALAAIKRINKIFTLNKEKNGKEKLHKDGNIHIKIEDLDFSYNNDKQTLENISLEIKPKEKIAFIGASGSGKTTLSQIIAGFYEKNAGNIFYNNINIENIDKKSLRESVFLVLQMPILFNNTLRFNITMGNNHIKDEEILKALEVAQLSEMIKEMTKGLDTIVGRHGIRLSGGQRQRLSVARMIIANPSVVIFDESTSALDVHTETKLFNALEKILKDKTVITIAHRLSTVKNASKIFVLDNGKIVQNGTHKELQEKEGHYQEFVKKQLI from the coding sequence ATGAAAGATTTATCTTTTAAATACCTTTTTAAACTTTTACTAAATAACAAAAAAGATTTAATTCTTGGACAAATTATAACTGTAATTGCAATTTTAATAAGTGTTCCTATTCCTTTAATGCTTCCTGCTCTTGTAGATGAAGTACTTTTAAAAAAACCTGATTTTTTTGTAAATATAATTAATTCATCATTTGGAATAGGAAATGCTTTTTATTATATTACAATTGTGACTATTGTAGTTATATTTTTACGTTTTATCCATTTATTATTAAATATTATCACAACAAAAATATTTACAAAAATTTCAAAATATATTACCTATGAAATAAGAAGAAAAACAATCTTGTATTTAGAACAAGTTTCAATGAATGAATATGAAAGCTTAGGAAGTGGTTCCATTGCAGCAAATTTAGTAACAGATGTAAATACTTTAGATGACTTTATTATAAAAGGCGCAAGTAAACTTATTTCATCAATACTTACTTTAATTGCAGTTTCTATAGTAATCATAACCATTCACCCTATTTTAGGAATAATGATTTTATTAATACAACCAATAATACTACTACTTTCTAAAAAAATTTCTAAGAAAGTGGGAACACTAAAAAAAGAAGAAAATCAAGCAATTGAAGAGTTTCAAAATGATATTGGGGAAACATTAGAATTATTTGGACAAATAAAAGCAAGTAATAAAGAAACCTATTTTTTTAATAATTCTATAAAAAAAGCAAATATTATAAAAAATACTTCAAATGACTACAATTACAAAAGTGTAGCCTATGAAAGGTTTTCTTTTACTATTTTTCTTTCAGCTTTTGAAATATTAAGAGCAGCTGGGCTAGTGATGGTTGCTTATAGTGACTTAAGTATTGGTATGATGTTTGCAATGTTTGGATATATTTGGTTTATTATGACACCTGTTCAAGATATCATAGCAATGCAATACTCTTACGCAACAGCTTTAGCAGCAATAAAAAGAATAAACAAGATTTTCACCCTTAATAAAGAAAAAAATGGAAAAGAAAAACTACATAAAGATGGTAATATTCATATAAAAATAGAAGATTTAGACTTTTCTTATAATAATGATAAACAAACATTAGAAAATATATCTTTAGAAATAAAACCAAAAGAAAAAATTGCATTTATTGGAGCAAGTGGTAGTGGGAAAACAACATTAAGTCAAATAATTGCAGGTTTTTATGAAAAAAATGCTGGGAATATTTTTTATAATAATATAAATATAGAAAATATTGATAAAAAATCATTAAGAGAGTCTGTTTTTTTAGTTTTACAAATGCCTATTTTATTTAATAATACACTTAGATTTAATATAACAATGGGAAATAATCATATAAAAGATGAAGAAATACTAAAAGCTTTAGAAGTAGCCCAATTAAGTGAGATGATAAAGGAAATGACAAAAGGTCTTGACACAATTGTAGGAAGACATGGTATAAGATTAAGTGGAGGTCAAAGACAAAGACTTTCAGTAGCAAGAATGATAATTGCAAATCCTAGCGTAGTAATTTTTGATGAGTCTACATCAGCTTTAGATGTTCATACAGAAACAAAACTTTTCAATGCTTTAGAAAAGATTTTAAAAGATAAGACAGTAATAACAATTGCTCATAGATTAAGTACAGTAAAAAATGCATCAAAAATCTTTGTTTTAGATAATGGTAAAATTGTTCAAAATGGAACACATAAAGAATTACAAGAAAAAGAAGGTCATTATCAAGAGTTTGTAAAAAAACAATTAATATAA
- a CDS encoding response regulator transcription factor, with translation MKTKLLLLEDDLTLSETIVDYFEEVGFEVIPVYDGDEANTIVYEQNFDLLLLDVNVPSLNGFELLKSLRQKAIFTPAIFITSLNSMESLEEGFESGCDDYIRKPFELKELLLRVQTIIKKEYSKNKNELINICDNIEFNVSTNELIKDKKVISLNSKELKLLKFFLQNSDELLTHDRIYDYLWTYEEEPSDSSLRTYIKNLRKILGKEKIVSLKKLGYRFNTK, from the coding sequence ATGAAAACAAAGCTTTTGTTATTAGAAGATGATTTAACACTTAGTGAAACAATTGTTGATTATTTTGAAGAAGTAGGGTTTGAAGTTATCCCTGTTTATGATGGGGATGAAGCAAATACAATAGTTTATGAACAAAATTTTGATTTACTTTTGCTAGATGTAAATGTTCCTTCTTTAAATGGTTTTGAATTGCTTAAAAGTTTAAGACAAAAAGCTATCTTTACTCCTGCAATTTTTATTACTTCTTTAAATTCAATGGAATCTTTAGAAGAGGGCTTTGAAAGTGGTTGTGATGATTATATAAGAAAACCTTTTGAATTAAAGGAATTATTATTAAGAGTTCAAACAATAATTAAAAAAGAGTATTCTAAAAATAAGAATGAATTAATAAATATTTGTGATAATATTGAATTTAATGTAAGTACAAATGAATTAATTAAAGATAAAAAAGTAATTTCTCTAAATTCAAAAGAATTAAAACTTCTAAAGTTTTTTTTACAAAATAGTGATGAGTTATTAACACATGATAGAATTTATGATTATTTGTGGACTTATGAAGAAGAACCAAGTGATTCCTCTTTAAGAACATATATAAAAAATTTACGAAAAATATTAGGAAAAGAAAAAATTGTTAGTCTTAAAAAGCTTGGATATCGATTTAACACAAAGTGA
- the secA gene encoding preprotein translocase subunit SecA codes for MINIFSSIFGTSNDREVKKYKKRASLITELEEKYEKMSDEELQNSFNILKEEVQAEKKTLNEVLNDSFAITREASKRVLNMRHYDVQLIGGMVLNDGRIAEMKTGEGKTLVASLPVVLNAMTGKGVHVVTVNDYLASRDAQELEPLYNFLGFQVGSLTGDLKDDDLRKEQYNADITYGTNNEFGFDYLRDNMHYDLEEKVQREHFFVIVDEVDSILIDEARTPLIISGPTNHKNTDYVRANNIALQLEKGELFEPKDPSEKAYATGDFTVDEKNRSVLLTEQGIEKAEKLFDVDNLYSLENAMLSHNLDQALKSNYIFEKDVDYVVKDNEVIIVDEFTGRLSEGRRFSEGLHQALEAKEGVAIQEESQTLADITFQNYFRMYDKLAGMTGTAQTEATEFAEIYNLDVVSIPTNVPIQRIDKNDLIFKSEIEKFDAVSKKIKEYNEKGQPVLVGTASIEKSEHLSKLLTKLKIPHTVLNAKQHEKEGKIIADAGQKGAVTIATNMAGRGVDIKLTKETLDLGGLAIVGTERHESRRIDNQLRGRAGRQGDVGESQFYLSLEDNLLRIFGSDKIKGIMERIGIEEGEHIESRMVTRAVENAQKKVETMHFESRKHLLEYDDVANEQRKVIYAFRNDLLNPDYDINSKLDENRLEYIQNLLANAEIIDGMPAEDFNYEFIITKFKEELNLIVEKEDIEAQNYAELEEKLVSLIKSVYEEKMSVAAPEQKSEIERILYLQILDNAWREHLYSMDTLKTGIGLRGYNQKDPLVEYKKESYNMFIELISNIKNEIIKILFTVQLQSQEDARKEQEALEKMKAAMEEANEGAMTNLETEQILSTEKKIARNAPCPCGSGKKYKQCCGKSGPKRGLVVGN; via the coding sequence ATGATTAATATTTTTTCAAGTATTTTTGGCACATCAAATGATAGAGAAGTAAAAAAATATAAAAAAAGAGCCAGTTTAATAACTGAACTAGAAGAAAAATATGAAAAAATGAGTGATGAAGAACTTCAAAATAGTTTTAATATACTGAAAGAAGAGGTTCAAGCTGAAAAGAAAACCTTAAATGAAGTATTAAATGATTCTTTTGCCATTACTAGAGAAGCTAGTAAAAGAGTTTTAAATATGAGACATTATGATGTTCAATTAATTGGTGGTATGGTACTAAATGATGGAAGAATTGCAGAAATGAAAACGGGTGAAGGTAAAACACTAGTTGCAAGTTTACCCGTAGTTTTAAATGCAATGACAGGAAAAGGGGTTCATGTTGTAACAGTAAATGACTATTTAGCAAGTAGAGATGCTCAAGAGCTTGAACCTTTATATAATTTTCTTGGTTTTCAAGTTGGTTCTTTAACAGGGGACTTAAAAGATGATGACTTAAGAAAAGAACAATACAATGCAGATATTACATACGGAACAAATAATGAATTTGGTTTTGATTATTTAAGAGACAATATGCATTATGACCTTGAAGAAAAAGTTCAAAGAGAACATTTTTTTGTTATAGTAGATGAAGTTGACTCAATTTTAATTGATGAAGCAAGAACACCACTAATTATTTCGGGACCAACAAATCATAAAAATACAGACTATGTAAGAGCAAACAATATTGCTTTGCAACTTGAAAAAGGTGAGTTATTTGAACCTAAAGATCCTTCTGAAAAAGCATATGCAACAGGAGATTTTACTGTTGATGAAAAAAATCGTTCTGTTTTATTAACAGAACAAGGAATTGAAAAAGCAGAAAAATTATTTGATGTAGATAATTTATATTCTCTTGAAAATGCAATGTTATCACACAATCTAGATCAAGCTTTAAAATCAAATTATATTTTTGAAAAAGATGTTGATTATGTTGTAAAAGACAATGAAGTAATTATAGTTGATGAGTTTACAGGAAGACTAAGTGAAGGAAGAAGATTCAGTGAAGGTTTACATCAAGCATTAGAAGCAAAAGAAGGTGTTGCTATACAAGAAGAATCTCAAACATTAGCAGATATTACTTTCCAAAATTATTTTAGAATGTATGATAAATTAGCAGGTATGACAGGTACAGCTCAAACTGAAGCAACAGAGTTTGCAGAAATTTATAACTTAGATGTTGTATCAATCCCAACAAATGTACCAATTCAAAGAATTGATAAAAATGATTTAATCTTCAAAAGTGAAATTGAGAAATTTGATGCAGTTTCTAAAAAGATTAAAGAATATAATGAAAAAGGACAACCTGTTCTTGTAGGTACTGCCTCAATTGAAAAATCTGAACATTTAAGTAAATTATTAACAAAATTAAAAATTCCTCACACAGTTTTAAATGCAAAACAACATGAAAAAGAAGGTAAAATTATTGCAGATGCAGGACAAAAAGGAGCTGTAACAATTGCTACAAATATGGCAGGTCGTGGAGTTGATATCAAACTTACAAAAGAAACTCTTGATTTAGGTGGTTTAGCAATTGTAGGAACAGAAAGACATGAATCAAGAAGAATTGATAACCAATTAAGAGGAAGAGCCGGAAGACAAGGTGATGTAGGAGAATCTCAATTTTATTTATCTCTAGAAGATAATCTTCTTAGAATTTTTGGAAGTGATAAAATTAAAGGAATAATGGAAAGAATTGGTATAGAAGAAGGTGAACATATTGAATCAAGAATGGTTACAAGAGCTGTAGAAAATGCACAGAAAAAAGTAGAAACTATGCACTTTGAAAGTAGAAAACATTTACTTGAATATGATGATGTTGCAAATGAACAAAGAAAAGTAATATATGCTTTTAGAAATGACTTACTAAATCCTGATTATGATATAAATTCTAAGTTAGATGAAAATAGATTAGAATACATTCAAAATCTTCTAGCAAATGCAGAGATAATAGATGGTATGCCAGCAGAAGACTTTAATTATGAATTTATAATTACTAAATTTAAAGAAGAACTAAATTTAATTGTTGAAAAAGAAGATATTGAAGCACAAAACTATGCAGAATTAGAAGAAAAACTAGTTTCTCTAATTAAATCTGTTTATGAAGAAAAAATGAGTGTTGCAGCACCTGAGCAAAAAAGTGAAATTGAAAGAATTTTATATTTACAAATTTTAGACAATGCTTGGAGAGAGCATTTATATTCAATGGATACATTAAAAACAGGTATTGGACTTAGAGGATATAATCAAAAAGATCCATTAGTTGAATATAAAAAAGAATCATATAATATGTTTATAGAATTAATTTCTAATATAAAAAATGAAATTATTAAGATTCTATTTACTGTACAACTTCAAAGTCAAGAAGATGCAAGAAAAGAACAAGAAGCTTTAGAAAAAATGAAAGCTGCAATGGAAGAAGCAAATGAAGGTGCAATGACAAACCTTGAAACGGAACAAATTCTTTCAACTGAAAAAAAGATAGCAAGAAATGCACCTTGTCCTTGTGGAAGTGGTAAAAAATATAAACAATGTTGTGGGAAAAGTGGACCTAAAAGAGGTTTAGTAGTAGGAAACTAG